One window of Solwaraspora sp. WMMA2056 genomic DNA carries:
- the cobT gene encoding nicotinate-nucleotide--dimethylbenzimidazole phosphoribosyltransferase → MLDTALAAIRPLDDDAMAQARALHARLTKPAGSLGVLEELSVRLAGLAGACPPPLPEPAAVAIFAADHGVHRHGVTGWPQEVTAQMVANFLAGGAVVNAFARQVGASVTVVDVGVATVLEPADGLVQARIRPGTADLSSGPAMTVDEARAAIDVGLRVAADLHAAGARVLLTGDMGIANTTAAAALVAGFTGADAAEVTGRGTGVDDETYRHKVAVVAAALRRHRPDPVDPIGVLSAIGGLEHAALSGFILGAAARRIPVIVDGVSAVAASLAAASLAPAATGAMVAGHRSVEPGATVGLRHLGLQPLVDLGLRLGEGTGALLAWPIVASAVRVLHEVATFDAAGVSEK, encoded by the coding sequence ATGCTCGACACGGCCCTGGCCGCGATCCGACCACTCGACGACGACGCGATGGCACAGGCCCGGGCGCTGCACGCCCGGCTGACCAAACCCGCCGGCTCACTCGGCGTCCTGGAGGAGCTGTCGGTGCGGCTGGCCGGGCTCGCCGGTGCGTGCCCACCGCCGCTGCCCGAACCGGCCGCGGTGGCGATCTTCGCCGCCGACCACGGCGTGCACCGCCACGGGGTGACCGGCTGGCCGCAGGAGGTCACCGCCCAGATGGTGGCCAACTTCCTGGCCGGTGGCGCGGTCGTCAACGCCTTCGCCCGGCAGGTCGGGGCGAGCGTCACCGTGGTCGACGTCGGGGTCGCCACCGTGCTGGAGCCGGCGGACGGCCTGGTCCAGGCCCGGATCCGGCCCGGTACGGCCGACCTGTCTAGCGGCCCGGCGATGACCGTCGACGAGGCCCGGGCCGCCATCGACGTCGGCCTGCGTGTCGCGGCGGACCTGCACGCCGCCGGTGCGCGGGTGCTGCTCACCGGCGACATGGGCATCGCCAACACCACCGCCGCCGCCGCGCTGGTCGCCGGCTTCACCGGTGCCGACGCCGCCGAGGTCACCGGCCGGGGCACCGGGGTGGACGACGAGACGTACCGGCACAAGGTCGCCGTCGTCGCGGCGGCCCTGCGCCGGCACCGGCCCGACCCGGTCGATCCGATCGGTGTGCTCTCCGCGATCGGTGGACTGGAGCACGCCGCGCTCAGCGGCTTCATCCTCGGTGCCGCCGCCCGCCGGATCCCGGTGATCGTCGACGGGGTCAGCGCGGTCGCGGCGTCGCTCGCGGCGGCGTCGCTCGCCCCGGCGGCCACCGGCGCGATGGTCGCCGGGCACCGCTCGGTGGAGCCGGGCGCTACGGTAGGGCTGCGGCACCTCGGCCTGCAGCCACTGGTCGATCTGGGGCTGCGCCTGGGGGAGGGCACCGGCGCCCTGCTCGCCTGGCCGATCGTGGCCAGCGCGGTCCGGGTCCTGCACGAGGTGGCCACCTTCGACGCGGCGGGAGTCTCCGAGAAGTGA
- the cobA gene encoding uroporphyrinogen-III C-methyltransferase, producing MNLYPLGLRLAGRRVLVVGGGTVATRRVPALLDAGADVLVVSPELTPTLHGLVTAGRVDWRPRRFEPADLDGVWLAQVAVDDAAAAAEVSAAAEPRRVFCVRADDRTEATAWTPAVTRHGPVTVAVLGGGDPQRAVRVRDAIGQRLADGSIPVADPAPAPASAGSTTGRVVLIGAGPGDPELITVKGRRLLAEADVVVADRLVPGLLLDELPARVELIDAAKIPYGPAAAQEEINRILVDRARTGATVVRLKGGDPYVFGRGGEELLACVEAGVPVCVVPGVTSSIAAPAAAGVPVTHRGVAHEFTVVSGHLPPGHRLSLVDWPALARLRGTLVVLMGLKNLSAITDTLLTNGRSGDTPVAVVQEATTGAERALTSTLAAVAGDVAAAGLRPPAVVVVGDVVHALRPDAG from the coding sequence GTGAACCTGTACCCCCTGGGGCTGCGCCTGGCCGGCCGCCGGGTGCTGGTGGTCGGCGGCGGCACCGTCGCCACCCGACGGGTCCCGGCGCTGCTGGACGCCGGGGCCGACGTACTCGTGGTGTCACCGGAACTGACCCCGACGCTGCACGGCCTGGTGACCGCAGGCCGGGTGGACTGGCGGCCGCGCCGGTTCGAGCCGGCCGACCTCGACGGGGTCTGGCTGGCCCAGGTCGCCGTGGACGACGCGGCTGCCGCCGCCGAGGTGAGCGCTGCCGCCGAGCCACGCCGGGTCTTCTGCGTACGGGCCGACGACCGCACCGAGGCCACCGCCTGGACCCCGGCGGTCACCCGGCACGGTCCGGTGACCGTCGCGGTGCTCGGTGGCGGCGATCCGCAGCGGGCGGTCCGGGTCCGTGACGCGATCGGTCAGCGGCTCGCCGACGGCAGCATCCCGGTCGCCGACCCGGCGCCGGCCCCGGCGTCCGCCGGGTCGACCACCGGCCGGGTGGTGCTGATCGGCGCCGGCCCCGGCGACCCCGAGCTGATCACCGTGAAGGGCCGACGGCTGCTCGCCGAGGCCGACGTCGTCGTCGCCGACCGGCTGGTCCCCGGCCTGCTGCTGGACGAGCTGCCGGCCCGGGTGGAGCTGATCGACGCGGCGAAGATCCCGTACGGTCCGGCCGCCGCCCAGGAGGAGATCAACCGGATCCTGGTCGACCGGGCCCGCACCGGGGCGACCGTGGTGCGGCTCAAGGGCGGCGACCCGTACGTCTTCGGTCGCGGCGGGGAGGAGCTGCTCGCCTGCGTCGAGGCCGGCGTACCGGTCTGCGTGGTGCCGGGGGTGACCAGCTCGATCGCCGCGCCCGCCGCCGCCGGCGTGCCGGTGACCCATCGCGGCGTAGCCCACGAGTTCACCGTGGTCTCCGGGCATCTGCCGCCGGGACACCGGCTGTCCCTGGTGGACTGGCCGGCACTGGCCCGGCTGCGCGGCACCCTGGTGGTCCTGATGGGGCTGAAGAACCTGTCGGCGATCACCGACACGTTGCTGACCAACGGTCGCAGCGGGGACACCCCGGTGGCGGTGGTGCAGGAGGCGACCACCGGCGCCGAGCGGGCGCTGACGTCCACGTTGGCCGCCGTGGCCGGCGACGTCGCGGCCGCCGGGCTGCGGCCGCCGGCGGTGGTGGTGGTCGGCGACGTGGTGCACGCGCTGCGCCCGGACGCCGGCTGA